AGGTAAACTCTGGGATTCACcgaaatttttatcttcacaGTAAATTTGATTTTGGTTTGTATACATTTCATCTGAGTGTGGTATGCATATGGAATTTACTACATTGATTTCATTGTAAGGATGAAATTCACCtgaaactataaatatatatgataattaattattaattacatttaatatttttatttaaataattaccggGTATAGGAAAAGTTTCAGGAACTGAATTACAAGGAGGACTAGAGTCCTTGTCATCGTGagcttgaaaattattttgaatgttACTTGCagtgatatatttattgtcttcaataaaagaatttcttcTTTCAAAATCTCTTACATCTGGCGGCAAATTTGAATTTGGGTTCGCGCTTTCGGGCAATGGCGGCTTTGGTAAAATTGACTGAGACTGAGACTGAGAATTCTGAAgtagtatatataattaattaattataaagacaaataaatatatatataaatatataaagttacTTACTGAGAATGTTTTCTTGTGTGAGTAATCCgcgtttgaattatttttcgcAGATGAATCACTTTTAGTCTTATTgctgaaaaatataaagttttgatgatatattattacaataataataaataaatatatatattagagtgtctcaaaaaatcgactttttttttttttcttgaagaacattgaaaaatcgacagagtatctctagacaaagaccctgttaaaatatgagaccttaatattaatatttaaaggtggcgattcacgattttctattttccatttaaataacatgggaaaaaaaaaattttaattttggaattttatacctcggcgatggcttattgaacagataagttcaggatatatttttgtagggaattgaacgctctacaaaaaaagtctcttatcattttttgataaatccatctgttcaaaagtaattggaactcgaagtcaagttagagtaaatttcgagatctttttacttttccggcgaaactatcggacttatcataaaatgtcgtgagatcttttttgtagacaattttatttcctacaaattatcattgataaatttttttcaaattctgcatttttttctagttgtttccattttaatgccaagctcttaaaatcgatcagaacactacttttttaggagcttgccattaaaatggaaataactagaaaaaaatgcagaatttgaaaaaaatttatcaatgataatttgtaggaaataaaattgtctacaaaaaagatctcatgacattttatgataagtccgatagtttcgccggaaaagtaaaaagatctcgaaatttactctaacttgacttcgagttccaataacttttgaacagatggatttatcaaaaaatgataagagactttttttgtagagcgttcaattccctacaaaaatatatcctgaacttatctgttcaataagccatcgccgagatataaaattccaaaattaaaattttttttttcccatgttatttaaatggaaaatagaaaatcgtgaatcgccacctttaaatattaatattaaggtctcaaattttaacagggtctttgtctagagatactctgtcgatttttcaatgttcttcaagaaaaaaaaaaagtcgatttttggagacactaatatatatatatatatatatatatatatatatatatatatatatatatatatatatatatatatatatatatatatatatatatatatatatatacaaataataataacaattacttgaaattattagaataatttattttgctaGGCGAGGTCTTGTAATTAGTCGAgttacgattattattattctcatCATCATTTGAATTAAAGCGCGGGCTTGTCACAGGACTCCTGGAGTCTTTGGCTTTGCGGTAACCattaaattgttgttttttaaatttattatctacaaaataaataatcagtaatcaaataattcatttacatattttttataaataactccACACAAATTACAACTCCCAcaattccaataaaaaaatacttccgTACacttaattgtaatttttgtggCAGacttatttacaataaaaatttaaattccgataaaaaaaaattacttgtacTATCATcagttgatttattttttggacTGACAGCCGACAGCATCATGGATGctggtaaataattattacgtgAATGTAATGGAACAAGTGCCTTGAATGGTACAGTTTTTTTCTCACCAAGTTCTTCAATGAACACAACAACCGGGCCCTCGTTTTGGGCCATCTCTTGGATGTGACCAATCagcatcaaattttttctcacatgaccattattattatatttattattataattattattattaaggtACTCATGGGCAATGTCAACATCATCATTGACTCTAACGAGACATTTGCCCCCAACTTGCAGCCGGTAATTATTCCACCGCAGCAGCCCAGCAGAGCGAACCTGACGTTTCAGTTCCCACCAGATATCAAAGTCAGTATTGCGATAAATGTTCGGATCTAGAGCCTTCGCGACCCTGTAGGGAAACGGCGGGGTGGCGGTCAACTGACCATCTGCTTTATTGAACAAACTCACCGACGACTGCTGATTGTCATGGCCATTGCCGTCATCGTGCAGCATTTTTTCTACAATAGCGTCGACGTCGGGCATCTTGAAGACGtttttataaagaattttGTAGACAATTGACTGACAAAATGCCGCGGTGGCGATAATGTGATTTTTGTAAACTGTCTCGTAGTGTCGCGGTGGAGTGAAGcagagataaatatttttatcgaaCCCATTGTTCGTCACTTCTTTCTTCTTCAGCGCCGTACTCTGCCCGGCATAGAAAACAACAAATTCTCTTTTGTACAACAGAGACATCGCTTCTATTTCAGTCATTCCTCCCCACTCACTGACACTAGACATTTGTTCCAAGTAATTGTCTATCGTCCCGATACCCTGcgttcattttaaataaataaataaataaataattataattatcatccatgacagtaaagttagcagacattttaaatttaaataaatttttttaaatagataaataattttaaaaatatattttcaaaaaaatgcacatgtagaaaatttaataaactatatgtgcaatttttaaaaatattttttttaatatttatttttttgttagaaaaaatcaaaatgttGTTAAATGTCcgctaactttattgtcatttatcatccacttgtaaaaaaaaattttttcattaaaaaattgtcagtaatttttttatgatcctgaagttagcagataattaaaaatttttggatttatttttcaacaaatcaatcagaaaaaaaaacaaaaataaaaatatgcacatgtagagaatttaaaaaactacaggtgcaattttgtcaaaattttttttttttataattgactGTCTAAAatgaaatccaaaaattaatagacgtctgctaacttcagtatcatattttttttacagagtgaatgaaaacttttgaataaaaatttataatttaccttgTGGTGTTTTAACAAATGCTTGTTTTTTCTCATAAACTCAACGCATTCTTTCCTCACTCTTGTGTGATAAAATTGAGTCATATAAATTTGCTCACTTACTGCTCGGAATAAACAACCGGGATCTTTTGGTGCAGCTTTACGAAAATATCCTTCATTTTTTAGCCACTCGTCTACTGCCAAAGGCTCCACGTTCTTTTTGTTCATATTTCGGCGATATAAATTATCCATTCctaatttaaaatacagacagaataaaataataattcaaaaaaaaaactacgacttacacagaaaaaaataaagaagaaataaattattaatattcagtACTGCGAATCCTTTGTTCTTATCTCGAGTTCTTGAGACTCCACGCTCCGGCAACCATCAGCACGTGTCGTGctcgtttattttatttttttcaatagtgtgtggacatatatgtatatatatatcgtcaagtctatatataacttaTGGAATGCACTATAATACTGTGAAATCACGTCACCACACAATGCCGTCAATTTTTATACCCCGTGttcacataaaaatttaaaaaattgctattttaataattaaattaaatttcttacctTTAATTACAGTACTTGTGATTAATTAGACTTAAACTAATTAAGTATTGTctgatatatatgtttataaataattggtgaaaatatatgtgatGCGCTGCACACTCGGTAGactagaaaatataaattcttattgcgtatatttattatttttaatccgcgggaaatttgaatttaaattaaataattacgtattgtcttgtatatatttataaataattagttaaaatatatgatatttttgttGCTGCACTCCCAGtagactaaaaaatataaatttttattgcgtatatttattaattataatccgcgggaaatttgaatttaaataaattaattaagtattgtcttgtatatatttataaattttataaaatataagtgaTATTTTTGTTGTCGCACCCTCGGTAGactataaaatatgaatttttattgcgtatatttattatttttaatccgcgggaaatttgaatttaaattaaataattacgtattgtcttatatatttataaataattagtgaaaatatatgatatttttgttGTCGCACCCTCGGTAGactataaaatatgaatttttattgcgtatatttattaattataatccgcgggaaatttgaatttaaataaattaattaagaattgtcttgtatatatttataaataattagtaaaaatatgtGATATTTTTGTTGTTACACCCTCGGtagactaaaaaatatgaattcttattgcgtatatttataattcataattcgcgggaaatttgaattcaaataaaatgaaataaaatgattaagtATAAagagatttttatttactgaaatTACTTTAGCATAGGACATGTGTatataaatgttgataaaaaagtacaatagcctgttatatatatttataaaatatcattctTACAAAAGTATCTTGAGGTTTTAAATCTATACCACACAGATCGTATACGTCTGCAAcatgagtaaaaaatatttacgtgTCACTTTAGCttacaaaagttataaaaaacgaaataaatgatgatattttaaagtaataaacCTCGACAGCTTTAtagttttgttaaattaatgtgactctatatatattggtaatgaaaataattccgCGGCTATCACATGCAAATATACGATAGTTTTTTTCTGATTTAATTGCACCAACTCATTGGAATAAATACTGGCCCAATGGTAGCTCAGTAATATAATAAGCCTACCCCATTATATATGAGTgtgtttatattattattattatttataattttaatttataagcaaattttaattctcgcagagacgttttcatttttttaaattacacacTTCTTCATTGCAAAGTAACACatgtattattaatattattattattattactgttattattaatatttatattacgaaatatttaataataaatttaaaagaatagtTGAGATTTGCCGATTCGATGCCGGTGAACTTGGGCATCATTTAGGCTGAAACTTTTTCAGCGGCGATAGCTGCaataaattaagtttaaaattagttttttttttattttaattagatttttaattgCTTTACTTACTCTCTTTGGTTGGTAATACGTTTTTCTCCGTAGTTTCGGCGTGTTTCAATTTAGTTGGGTCAAAGTTCTCGATTCCGGAAATAAATTGCTGCTTTCCTTTTTCCTGCTCGAttgctaattatttaaaaaaattaattcattattaataatcagaCTTCATAAGagcgtaaaaaatttactacagccgatataaaaattttaaaataagaaattaattttgaattttttgttacGCCCTCGGCTTCCGGTAACCATAAGagtgcattgaaaaaaaaatttttttacgcccTTATGGTTTGTGGAGTAGGTACCGAGTATCATAAGgacgcaaatttttttttattttgatacttttattttttgtcctTCGATTCCCGTACGCGTCTCTGGAACCATAAGGGCGCTTTTTTACACCCTTATAATtccctacacggaaagaaaattatgggaagttttcctatgcattatgggaatagttcccataatggtatgggaatagtacctatactactataggaatggttcccatatattatgggaaccatccccataatagtatgagagtagttcccataccattatgggaatggttcccataatgatatgggaatggttcccataccattatgagaatggttcccacaatattatggaaaccattcccatatcattatgggaaccattcccataatggtatgggaatcattcctatactattatgggaatggttcctatattggtacaggaactattcctataatattatgggaactattcccataatgttatgggaaccatccctataatatcataaaattttttttttgcacaatagtgtagaaatttcccaaaatttgaattttcttgaatgttttctgctgacaaaaaattcttgttaaaaattttaatgtttttttgccaaatacgatttttttttcaatgtttgaatttttgtttttatgtttaataatatttctgtgtattgtagaagtgattaccacacttctttaaattaattttttcatgataatatgggaaccattcccataatattatgggaatagttcccatactattatgggaatggttcctataatttatgggaatggttcctataaattataggaaccattcctataaattataggaaccattcccataaattataggaatgattcccataatattatagaaagtattcctataaattataggaaccattcccataattataggaaccattcctatagtgttatgggtatcattcccataattataggaactattcctataattatgggaaacatttctataattataggaaccgctcccataatttatggtcgtaattcctatgatggtataggaaaaaatttcacagaattatgggaaccgctgccataattttctttccgtgtagcgTAAAATTATCTACTGTCACCTGTAACGCGATATCATTACTGTGGTctgtattaataattaccaGTTTTATCAGGAagtggatttttttcattggtCTCAGTATGCTTCAACTTCGTAGGATCGAATTTCTCAATACCAGCGATTAGAGTCTGCTGATTCTTCTCCGCAGCAACAtctagattaaaaaaaactagataagttttttcttaaatagcaaaaattaaaacccCAAAGCCCAGT
The Microplitis mediator isolate UGA2020A chromosome 6, iyMicMedi2.1, whole genome shotgun sequence genome window above contains:
- the LOC130669571 gene encoding GATA zinc finger domain-containing protein 14-like isoform X1 — its product is MDNLYRRNMNKKNVEPLAVDEWLKNEGYFRKAAPKDPGCLFRAVSEQIYMTQFYHTRVRKECVEFMRKNKHLLKHHKGIGTIDNYLEQMSSVSEWGGMTEIEAMSLLYKREFVVFYAGQSTALKKKEVTNNGFDKNIYLCFTPPRHYETVYKNHIIATAAFCQSIVYKILYKNVFKMPDVDAIVEKMLHDDGNGHDNQQSSVSLFNKADGQLTATPPFPYRVAKALDPNIYRNTDFDIWWELKRQVRSAGLLRWNNYRLQVGGKCLVRVNDDVDIAHEYLNNNNYNNKYNNNGHVRKNLMLIGHIQEMAQNEGPVVVFIEELGEKKTVPFKALVPLHSRNNYLPASMMLSAVSPKNKSTDDSTNNKFKKQQFNGYRKAKDSRSPVTSPRFNSNDDENNNNRNSTNYKTSPSKINYSNNFNNKTKSDSSAKNNSNADYSHKKTFSNSQSQSQSILPKPPLPESANPNSNLPPDVRDFERRNSFIEDNKYITASNIQNNFQAHDDKDSSPPCNSVPETFPIPVSGEFHPYNEINVVNSICIPHSDEMYTNQNQIYCEDKNFGESQSLPPGGFINYSHQVNFRVSPSLDINGNDLPYSDITTLRYFFNLGLEYFHVNQMWWPQGEVPYPAAPPNTPLSPPPSPHAHNFTPESPPGLPVESVQVQTDNMVQQYDNAADAQINYSQPPNPQQRRYINPVCPNDNQTGENNSAAFKNFRKKSPVNSNNNNKYLMKYKNEPADAYNFGKPKYIQGYNENMKENGGNSPRKNQFGKFKKTNQGYQNRTCSKTNYQNDYHQKSYTSCSPDDNYKKKFEKKTTYDYQQQSAAQQQQQKTQLVPTDAPQNQSPQNNCTMSQQMTFANVPYYPNEQENNNVYSPPHTNMYPVSYVPHTSELPEPNNFSGAVMYSSGNFPQQMPPIYSQMMYPPGPPLLPHLTPMFPGMPGQNSQPDWCVPGQPNCVPYPYPASQASESLPLTQSQVKK
- the LOC130669571 gene encoding GATA zinc finger domain-containing protein 14-like isoform X2, encoding MDNLYRRNMNKKNVEPLAVDEWLKNEGYFRKAAPKDPGCLFRAVSEQIYMTQFYHTRVRKECVEFMRKNKHLLKHHKGIGTIDNYLEQMSSVSEWGGMTEIEAMSLLYKREFVVFYAGQSTALKKKEVTNNGFDKNIYLCFTPPRHYETVYKNHIIATAAFCQSIVYKILYKNVFKMPDVDAIVEKMLHDDGNGHDNQQSSVSLFNKADGQLTATPPFPYRVAKALDPNIYRNTDFDIWWELKRQVRSAGLLRWNNYRLQVGGKCLVRVNDDVDIAHEYLNNNNYNNKYNNNGHVRKNLMLIGHIQEMAQNEGPVVVFIEELGEKKTVPFKALVPLHSRNNYLPASMMLSAVSPKNKSTDDSTNNKFKKQQFNGYRKAKDSRSPVTSPRFNSNDDENNNNRNSTNYKTSPSKINYSNNFNNKTKSDSSAKNNSNADYSHKKTFSNSQSQSQSILPKPPLPESANPNSNLPPDVRDFERRNSFIEDNKYITASNIQNNFQAHDDKDSSPPCNSVPETFPIPGEFHPYNEINVVNSICIPHSDEMYTNQNQIYCEDKNFGESQSLPPGGFINYSHQVNFRVSPSLDINGNDLPYSDITTLRYFFNLGLEYFHVNQMWWPQGEVPYPAAPPNTPLSPPPSPHAHNFTPESPPGLPVESVQVQTDNMVQQYDNAADAQINYSQPPNPQQRRYINPVCPNDNQTGENNSAAFKNFRKKSPVNSNNNNKYLMKYKNEPADAYNFGKPKYIQGYNENMKENGGNSPRKNQFGKFKKTNQGYQNRTCSKTNYQNDYHQKSYTSCSPDDNYKKKFEKKTTYDYQQQSAAQQQQQKTQLVPTDAPQNQSPQNNCTMSQQMTFANVPYYPNEQENNNVYSPPHTNMYPVSYVPHTSELPEPNNFSGAVMYSSGNFPQQMPPIYSQMMYPPGPPLLPHLTPMFPGMPGQNSQPDWCVPGQPNCVPYPYPASQASESLPLTQSQVKK
- the LOC130669755 gene encoding thymosin beta isoform X1, translated to MSNAVSPSLKDLPKVSVDLKSELEGFKHDCMKKAETFIKNVLPSAEDVRQERQHSDLIHGVENFETNKLKHADTKEKIILPNAIDVAAEKNQQTLIAGIEKFDPTKLKHTETNEKNPLPDKTAIEQEKGKQQFISGIENFDPTKLKHAETTEKNVLPTKETIAAEKVSA
- the LOC130669755 gene encoding thymosin beta isoform X2 translates to MSNAVSPSLKDLPKVSVDLKSELEGFKHDCMKKAETFIKNVLPSAEDVAAEKNQQTLIAGIEKFDPTKLKHTETNEKNPLPDKTAIEQEKGKQQFISGIENFDPTKLKHAETTEKNVLPTKETIAAEKVSA